A single Kryptolebias marmoratus isolate JLee-2015 linkage group LG16, ASM164957v2, whole genome shotgun sequence DNA region contains:
- the nsmce2 gene encoding E3 SUMO-protein ligase NSE2 has translation MSMTAVKGTLSSLKACQEEIGTGMDVITDVAIDLVEAQDEAMNSAIKEMEAAILECAKLDREINHFVDIVQQVIQVTPQQPEAMFSLSARVKEQFSERIAQLSDAELHNHTKVVAFKDSIKNSLQQANQESEENMEELDEDIAVTQSQVNFTCPLTQVEMLNPMKNKKCNHHYDEEAILGLIKKRHSQKKKCCCPVVGCGNTDVTESDLILDQILRRKIQSHKRQNKI, from the exons ATGTCTATGACTGCTGTCAAAGGGACTCTGTCGAGCCTGAAAGCCTGCCAAGAGGAAATCGGGACAGGGATGGACGTGATTACAGATGTTGCTATAGACCTGGTGGAAGCTCAGG atgAAGCGATGAACTCTGCTATCAAAGAGATGGAGGCCGCGATCCTGGAGTGCGCTAAGCTGGACAGGGAGATAAACCACTTTGTGGACATTGTTCAACAAGTCATTCAG GTTACTCCTCAGCAGCCAGAGGCCATGTTCAGCCTGTCTGCCAGAGTGAAGGAGCAGTTCTCGGAGAGAATAGCTCAACTCTCTGATGCTGAACTGCACAATCACACAAAAGTCGTTGCCTTTAAGGACAGCATCAAGAACTCACTCCAACAAG CCAACCAGGAGTCAGAGGAGAATATGGAGGAGCTCGACGAGGACATCGCTGTCACACAGAGCCAAGTGAACTTCACCTGCCCGCTCACACAG GTGGAAATGCTGAACCCAATGAAGAATAAGAAGTGCAACCACCACTACGACGAAGAAGCCATACTGGGCCTGATCAAAAAAAGACAcagtcagaaaaagaaatgctg CTGTCCCGTTGTGGGCTGTGGAAACACAGACGTGACCGAGTCCGACCTCATTCTTGACCAGATCCTGAGGAGAAAGATCCAGAGCCACAAGAGACAGAACAA